Proteins from one Plasmodium relictum strain SGS1 genome assembly, chromosome: 10 genomic window:
- the OPRT gene encoding orotate phosphoribosyltransferase, putative, with protein sequence MENGKTMNILSDEDINKKYIELKNKIKLEDDEDNFHIKEMKHLLRMVCLKYKAIKFGDFILKSKKKSKYFFSSGVLNNVISANIISFLISHLILKKNWKFNYLFGASYKGIPIATLTSYFLFSSNKYHNIFYLYDRKEKKEYGDKNDIVGILEDDKKNEEKNIIIIDDVFTCGTALGEILNKLKYYNNLKVIATVVLFNRNEFTINENNEKIYFKDIFEEKFNIPLYSILNYNEDFEHLILS encoded by the coding sequence atggaaaatggAAAAACAATGAACATTTTAAGTGATGaggatataaataaaaaatatatagaattaaagaataagataaaattagaagatgatgaagataattttcatattaaAGAGATGAAACATTTATTAAGGATGGTttgtttaaaatataaagcaATTAAATTTGgagattttattttaaaatcaaaaaaaaaatcaaaatattttttttctagtgGTGTTTTAAATAATGTAATTTCTGCAAatattatatcatttttaatatcacatttaattttaaaaaaaaattggaaatttaattatttatttggaGCTTCATATAAAGGGATCCCGATTGCAACACTAACAagctattttttattttcttcaaataaatatcacaatattttttatttatatgatagaaaagaaaaaaaagaatatggAGACAAGAATGATATAGTTGGTATATTAGAAGAtgacaaaaaaaatgaagaaaaaaatattattataattgaTGATGTATTTACATGTGGTACAGCTTTAGgggaaattttaaataaattgaaatattataataaccTAAAAGTAATAGCAACCGTTGttctttttaatagaaaCGAATTTacaataaatgaaaataatgaaaaaatttattttaaagatatatttgaagaaaaatttaatattccTTTATACtctattttaaattacaatgAAGATTTTgaacatttaattttatcataa